Proteins co-encoded in one Dreissena polymorpha isolate Duluth1 chromosome 12, UMN_Dpol_1.0, whole genome shotgun sequence genomic window:
- the LOC127853672 gene encoding C-type lectin domain family 10 member A-like — translation MAQELCQSKKGQLSRIDSEEMKNFVAKHLNGKELWINGQKNNDGVWKYLDGTNITVQFWIEDEPDDSGKCLRVVSEGGWRDKACSKSYGYICEKI, via the exons ATGGCTCAAGAGTTGTGTCAATCAAAAAAGGGCCAACTGTCCAGGATCGACAGCGAGGAAATGAAGAACTTTGTTGCCAAGCACCTAAATG GCAAAGAACTCTGGATAAACGGACAGAAGAATAATGATGGCGTCTGGAAATATCTGGATGGTACAAACATCACCGTCCAGTTCTGGATCGAGGATGAACCGGATGACTCTGGGAAATGTCTGAGAGTTGTATCCGAGGGTGGTTGGAGGGACAAAGCTTGCAGCAAGTCCTATGGATATATCTGCGAGAAAATTTGA